The following proteins are co-located in the Heliorestis convoluta genome:
- a CDS encoding flagellar FlbD family protein — translation MIKVTRLNQREMVVNADLIEFIESTPDTLLTLTTGKKVLITESVDEVIARVIFYKKAYHRGIDSNDPLEEKRRS, via the coding sequence ATGATTAAGGTAACTCGATTGAACCAGCGTGAAATGGTTGTCAATGCGGACCTCATTGAGTTTATCGAATCAACACCGGATACCTTACTCACTCTAACGACAGGCAAAAAAGTTCTCATTACAGAATCAGTAGATGAAGTAATTGCACGTGTCATATTTTACAAAAAAGCTTATCACAGAGGCATTGATTCCAATGATCCCCTCGAAGAAAAAAGAAGGAGCTAG
- a CDS encoding flagellar hook assembly protein FlgD has translation MLSIGGEKSVLYNQQHTIGASPLSQTLKTEKNNTVMGKDDFLKLLVTQLRYQDPMKPMEDKEFIAQMAQFSSLEQMQNMAEGFMELKEAQMKMLHENYVAQAVSFIGKEVEALTMQRDGQGKTIYDEEGRAFTELVQGEVRGVKFEQGQPVLQVQFVKGEQSVTRAVRLEEVSKVMTKKEPVEVPTLPKEMGEEAMKDHG, from the coding sequence ATGTTATCTATTGGAGGTGAAAAGAGTGTCCTATACAATCAACAACATACAATCGGCGCAAGCCCCCTGTCCCAAACCCTTAAAACAGAGAAAAACAATACTGTGATGGGCAAAGATGACTTTTTGAAATTGTTGGTTACACAATTGAGATACCAAGATCCTATGAAGCCTATGGAAGACAAAGAGTTTATTGCGCAGATGGCCCAATTTAGTTCTTTAGAACAGATGCAAAACATGGCAGAAGGTTTTATGGAACTGAAAGAAGCACAAATGAAAATGCTACATGAAAACTATGTAGCACAGGCTGTAAGTTTTATTGGTAAAGAAGTCGAAGCACTGACGATGCAAAGAGACGGACAGGGAAAAACGATATACGACGAAGAAGGTCGGGCTTTCACAGAATTGGTGCAGGGAGAAGTACGAGGCGTAAAATTTGAGCAAGGTCAACCGGTTTTACAAGTACAGTTTGTGAAGGGTGAACAATCGGTGACTCGTGCTGTGCGCTTGGAAGAAGTTAGCAAAGTTATGACCAAGAAAGAGCCAGTAGAAGTCCCGACTTTGCCGAAAGAGATGGGAGAAGAGGCGATGAAGGACCATGGATAA
- a CDS encoding flagellar hook-length control protein FliK gives MRELAIFASSVHDPNKIKDQSKRIEQEEVKGQDNFLSLLNAFVLPQVQKRNNDAFFLRDLSLNDPRRSEGNRYQQSRDSRASSYSQANNERRSDHKALSSDHASRQKKDHESTGKARNAQSNESTGKVDKSDESIKRHRIELENRSKESYTIKGNHESKVADFKEVAVLSNDENQLLTNQFSKEKATQLKVMEESASKKKNEKALLFKDREGQMGELEEIEAQGKKKVLQERGSLLISGKQNREDLSIKISEENSKHFLEPEPAQLPLLAKLQKAREKHKSRQEGKVAETTFIEQKDQEKVGLQNPLLPFQHVVRQEGSIQQPIGHQAMVRDGIFQEHNEKSLQSKNNLSNYAGVTETNRPFFKGKISNLAKQAPMPQRQEVFSQIIAQAKLLNKAGAQELKIQLKPDFLGPLKMRLIMEDGLVSIRIAAENPHIRQMIESNLSHLKQSLEEQGVKFDRIEVNQGESNKDMFRDKNQQDFLQNQQGRRQEEGIPTYTKDRELGESDELDSSDKVERYYGQESSTIEYLA, from the coding sequence TTGAGAGAATTAGCGATTTTTGCCTCTTCTGTTCATGATCCAAACAAAATAAAAGACCAGTCCAAAAGGATAGAGCAAGAAGAAGTAAAAGGACAGGACAACTTTCTAAGTTTATTAAATGCCTTTGTCTTACCGCAAGTTCAAAAGAGAAATAATGATGCTTTTTTTCTGCGGGACTTATCATTGAATGATCCTCGAAGGAGTGAAGGGAACCGCTATCAGCAAAGCAGAGATAGCAGAGCCTCTTCTTATTCTCAAGCAAACAATGAAAGAAGAAGTGATCACAAAGCTTTATCATCCGATCACGCCTCAAGACAAAAGAAGGACCATGAAAGCACAGGTAAGGCTAGAAATGCTCAAAGCAATGAAAGTACTGGTAAGGTTGATAAAAGCGATGAAAGCATCAAAAGGCACAGAATTGAGCTAGAAAATAGGTCAAAAGAAAGTTATACAATCAAAGGGAATCATGAAAGCAAAGTCGCAGACTTTAAAGAGGTTGCTGTTTTATCAAATGATGAGAATCAACTGTTAACAAATCAGTTTTCAAAAGAAAAGGCAACGCAGTTAAAAGTAATGGAGGAAAGCGCCTCTAAAAAGAAAAATGAAAAAGCTTTGCTGTTCAAAGATCGTGAAGGGCAAATGGGAGAACTAGAAGAGATAGAGGCGCAAGGAAAGAAAAAAGTACTACAAGAGCGTGGCAGTTTACTTATATCAGGGAAACAAAATCGTGAAGATCTTTCTATAAAAATCTCAGAAGAGAATTCTAAACATTTTCTAGAGCCTGAACCGGCTCAACTGCCTTTATTAGCAAAATTACAGAAGGCTCGAGAAAAACATAAGAGTCGTCAAGAAGGCAAAGTAGCAGAAACTACTTTTATTGAACAAAAGGATCAAGAAAAAGTAGGGTTACAGAATCCTCTCTTACCTTTTCAACATGTGGTGAGACAGGAAGGCTCTATACAACAACCAATAGGGCATCAAGCGATGGTAAGAGACGGAATTTTTCAGGAACATAATGAAAAAAGCTTACAAAGTAAAAACAATCTATCAAACTATGCAGGTGTAACAGAGACAAATCGACCTTTTTTCAAAGGAAAGATATCAAATCTCGCAAAACAAGCACCGATGCCCCAACGACAAGAAGTTTTTAGTCAAATTATTGCACAAGCCAAACTATTAAACAAAGCAGGTGCACAAGAACTAAAAATACAGTTGAAACCAGATTTCCTAGGACCTTTAAAAATGAGACTTATCATGGAAGACGGTCTTGTTTCCATTCGTATTGCTGCAGAAAATCCTCATATAAGGCAGATGATAGAATCGAACTTATCTCATTTAAAGCAGTCATTGGAAGAACAAGGCGTTAAATTTGACCGCATTGAAGTAAATCAAGGTGAGAGCAACAAAGATATGTTTCGTGATAAAAATCAGCAAGATTTTTTACAAAATCAACAAGGTCGCAGACAAGAAGAGGGAATTCCCACCTACACGAAGGATCGAGAACTTGGTGAAAGTGATGAACTTGATTCGAGTGACAAAGTGGAACGTTATTATGGCCAAGAAAGTAGCACCATTGAGTATTTAGCTTAA
- the fliM gene encoding flagellar motor switch protein FliM: MGDVLSQSEIDALLNALASGQVTADEVKQEDLANKVRLYDFKRPNKFSKDQIHTLQVIYENYCRSLTTYFSAHLRTLVQISVMSVDQLTYEEFIRSIPNPTIVNIFKMTPLEGNGIMEVNPSIAFSIIDRLFGGTGQPPNKIRGLTEIEQSVFQKTTRRMLDNFTEAWENIAQIHASLEVIETNPQFVQIVAPTEMVVLVTLDCRIGETEGMINICLPYILLEPIISKLSAHFWFSSSAKGRTQEQLDALRARLQKAEVPLTVLLGQTTLNVSELLDLQKGDVIQLDNQVSEELVIMVGQRKKYLGRPGVVGSKLGVQITSTFDEGVEINDE, translated from the coding sequence ATGGGCGACGTTCTGTCACAATCGGAAATTGACGCTCTATTAAACGCCCTTGCCAGTGGTCAAGTTACGGCCGATGAAGTAAAGCAAGAAGACTTGGCCAACAAAGTACGCCTCTACGACTTTAAAAGACCGAATAAGTTTTCAAAAGATCAGATTCACACTCTGCAAGTTATTTATGAAAACTACTGTCGCAGTTTAACTACATACTTTTCTGCACACTTACGGACACTTGTTCAAATATCAGTCATGTCGGTCGACCAATTGACTTATGAGGAATTTATTCGTTCCATACCCAACCCAACGATTGTTAATATTTTTAAGATGACGCCCTTAGAAGGCAATGGTATCATGGAAGTAAATCCTAGTATTGCTTTTTCTATTATTGATCGTCTTTTCGGAGGCACTGGACAACCTCCGAACAAGATTCGAGGCTTAACAGAAATTGAACAATCTGTTTTTCAGAAAACGACGAGAAGAATGTTGGATAACTTCACAGAAGCATGGGAAAATATTGCTCAAATTCATGCTAGCTTAGAAGTAATAGAAACAAATCCACAATTTGTTCAAATCGTGGCACCTACAGAGATGGTCGTCCTAGTAACCTTGGACTGTCGTATTGGTGAGACTGAGGGCATGATTAACATCTGCTTGCCTTATATATTGCTAGAGCCCATTATTAGCAAGCTTAGTGCCCACTTCTGGTTTTCCAGCTCAGCCAAAGGGCGGACGCAAGAACAACTAGACGCTTTACGAGCGCGATTACAAAAAGCTGAAGTACCCCTTACCGTATTGCTAGGTCAAACCACATTGAACGTAAGTGAATTGCTCGATCTTCAAAAAGGTGATGTAATCCAACTAGACAATCAAGTTTCTGAAGAACTTGTCATAATGGTAGGTCAACGCAAAAAGTATTTAGGACGGCCTGGTGTGGTCGGTTCAAAACTAGGTGTACAGATCACCTCTACCTTCGATGAAGGAGTTGAGATAAATGATGAGTAG
- the fliJ gene encoding flagellar export protein FliJ: MMKPFTFKLQRPLDLKEKEEAHLKSELQRQRNRVEDCQRMIEENKQAMTEALIECKKMQEPYFDVSQRLLFPYYWHRLQETEAELHQQLAQEQEKEQALQEQLMKTMRDRKVLEKLRDKHLTAYKKEALREEQIILDEIALNRFMAKDKGE; the protein is encoded by the coding sequence ATGATGAAGCCTTTTACTTTTAAACTACAGCGGCCATTAGACTTGAAGGAAAAAGAAGAAGCACACCTCAAGTCAGAACTACAGCGACAGCGCAATAGAGTAGAAGACTGTCAACGTATGATAGAAGAGAACAAGCAGGCAATGACAGAAGCTTTGATAGAATGTAAAAAAATGCAAGAACCTTACTTTGACGTAAGCCAGCGCTTACTCTTTCCGTACTATTGGCATCGTTTGCAAGAAACAGAGGCAGAGCTTCATCAACAACTGGCCCAAGAACAAGAGAAAGAGCAAGCGCTACAAGAACAGCTTATGAAAACGATGCGTGATCGAAAAGTCTTAGAAAAATTACGGGATAAACACTTGACAGCTTATAAGAAAGAAGCATTACGAGAAGAACAAATCATATTGGATGAAATTGCTCTTAATCGGTTTATGGCAAAAGATAAAGGAGAATAG
- the fliI gene encoding flagellar protein export ATPase FliI codes for MKKYMAAIQKADFVRLNGKVSQVIGLVVQSDGPSAHLGELCYLSTQQGKERIGAEVVGFRDKKTLLMPLGDITGIGPGAQVLASGDFLKVPVGKGLLGRVLDGLGNFIDGKGLVNFTEAYPLDAAPPHPLRRQRIQQILPFGVKAIDGFLTCGKGQRLGIFAGSGVGKSTLLGMIARNAKADINVIALIGERGREVREFLEKDLGPEGLARSVVVVATSDQPALVRLKGALVATAIAEYFRDQGKDVMLMMDSVTRFAMAQREVGLAVGEPPATRGYTPSVFALLPKLLERSGTSAHGTITGLYTVLVDGDDMNEPIADTVRGILDGHVVLSRDLAAQNHYPAIDVLRSVSRVMIELVEPEHRQLAARLRQVLATYNEAKDLLDIGAYQAGANPKIDYALQKIDECNDILKQQIEESIPLEETLQRLRELFV; via the coding sequence ATGAAAAAATACATGGCTGCCATTCAAAAAGCGGATTTTGTACGGTTAAATGGAAAGGTAAGTCAGGTGATTGGTCTAGTCGTTCAGTCGGACGGACCCAGTGCACATCTAGGAGAACTTTGCTACCTTTCAACGCAACAAGGCAAAGAGAGAATTGGTGCAGAAGTCGTTGGCTTTCGTGACAAAAAAACATTGCTTATGCCCTTAGGGGATATAACGGGCATTGGCCCTGGTGCTCAAGTGCTTGCTTCTGGTGACTTCCTAAAAGTCCCTGTAGGAAAGGGCTTGCTTGGTCGTGTTCTTGATGGACTGGGGAATTTCATTGATGGCAAAGGACTCGTGAATTTTACGGAAGCCTACCCCTTAGATGCAGCGCCACCCCATCCTTTGCGCAGACAACGGATTCAACAGATACTCCCTTTTGGTGTAAAGGCCATCGATGGATTCCTAACTTGTGGTAAAGGTCAGCGACTCGGTATTTTTGCTGGTTCTGGTGTAGGAAAAAGTACCTTGCTTGGCATGATTGCGCGAAATGCAAAAGCTGATATTAATGTGATAGCATTAATTGGGGAGCGGGGACGAGAAGTTCGAGAGTTTTTAGAAAAAGACTTGGGTCCCGAGGGTTTAGCGCGCTCTGTTGTTGTTGTTGCCACATCAGATCAACCGGCTCTTGTTCGACTCAAAGGAGCCCTGGTTGCAACAGCCATTGCAGAATATTTTCGAGATCAAGGCAAAGATGTCATGCTAATGATGGATTCGGTAACTCGTTTTGCCATGGCTCAGCGGGAAGTAGGCCTTGCAGTCGGTGAACCGCCAGCAACAAGAGGGTACACACCTTCTGTTTTTGCTTTATTGCCAAAACTATTGGAACGCTCGGGAACGTCTGCCCATGGAACCATTACGGGCCTCTATACCGTGCTCGTCGACGGAGACGATATGAATGAGCCTATCGCTGATACGGTGCGAGGCATCCTCGATGGTCATGTTGTTTTGTCGCGAGACCTAGCAGCGCAAAATCATTATCCGGCTATTGATGTGTTACGCAGTGTGAGTCGTGTTATGATTGAACTGGTTGAACCAGAACATCGACAACTGGCAGCACGACTGCGACAAGTACTTGCCACTTATAACGAAGCCAAAGACTTACTTGATATTGGCGCTTATCAAGCCGGTGCCAATCCAAAAATTGATTATGCTCTTCAAAAAATAGATGAATGCAATGATATTTTAAAACAACAAATTGAAGAATCGATTCCATTAGAAGAAACGTTACAACGGCTAAGAGAGTTATTTGTATGA
- a CDS encoding FliH/SctL family protein has protein sequence MSKVIKSSTLLANKPKLLKLGFLEENKEQSSTFIPVPTTEVTSKALGDVTSTQQEEKKSIDNQDMVILAQEQAEQILQETHEMVQELLQKAKDQAHKILIEAKKETEEVLSIAQKEAEELKRLRSEEGYAKGYDEGYKGAIKKAKKEAEKIVVEAYNEAEAARQARLAYLKDQEKDLVDLAVMIAEKIIQYEIDRNDQVVFHITENALNKARDMSHVIIKVNPEDYPILQNYKSDLMSLIKGLRTLNIEKDETIGRGGCIIDTAYGYVDARIDAQLDELRRVISEVMNR, from the coding sequence TTGTCTAAGGTTATCAAATCATCTACACTGCTTGCTAACAAACCAAAGCTGTTAAAGCTAGGGTTTCTTGAAGAAAATAAAGAACAATCTTCTACCTTTATTCCTGTGCCTACAACCGAAGTTACATCAAAAGCTTTAGGCGATGTCACTTCAACACAGCAAGAAGAGAAAAAATCTATAGATAATCAAGATATGGTTATTCTTGCGCAAGAACAAGCGGAACAGATATTGCAGGAAACCCATGAAATGGTACAAGAACTTCTTCAGAAGGCAAAAGATCAGGCTCATAAAATTTTGATAGAAGCCAAAAAAGAAACTGAAGAAGTTCTTTCTATCGCGCAAAAAGAAGCCGAAGAGCTAAAAAGGCTACGTTCTGAAGAAGGTTATGCCAAAGGCTACGATGAGGGCTACAAAGGCGCGATAAAGAAAGCCAAAAAAGAAGCAGAAAAGATTGTCGTAGAAGCTTACAACGAAGCAGAGGCAGCACGACAAGCGCGGTTGGCTTATTTAAAAGATCAGGAGAAAGACTTGGTAGACCTTGCTGTCATGATTGCAGAAAAAATTATTCAATATGAGATTGATCGCAATGATCAGGTTGTTTTTCATATTACGGAAAATGCTTTAAATAAAGCACGTGATATGAGCCACGTTATCATCAAAGTTAACCCTGAAGACTATCCCATATTGCAAAACTACAAAAGTGATCTTATGAGCTTAATCAAAGGCTTGCGTACCTTGAATATAGAAAAAGATGAGACCATTGGAAGAGGCGGCTGTATTATTGATACGGCCTATGGCTATGTTGATGCTCGAATTGATGCGCAGCTCGACGAATTGCGTCGTGTTATTAGTGAAGTTATGAACAGGTAG
- a CDS encoding flagellar basal body-associated FliL family protein translates to MADNEKNEEKKKSSINIKLIAIIVSVMLVTTVIAIGAFLFFLSPGGLFGDSTVQEPVRAPGVLYDPGGEFRTNLADPGGRRYLITQISLELNMQKRDEKVISELDEQLPIVRDRILSVLSAKSVEEFQSHEGRERVKREILISLNRQFGADRFRNVYFVDLVYQ, encoded by the coding sequence ATGGCTGATAATGAAAAAAATGAAGAAAAGAAAAAGTCCTCTATAAATATAAAGCTTATTGCCATAATTGTATCGGTAATGCTTGTTACAACTGTCATCGCCATCGGTGCATTTCTCTTCTTTCTATCACCAGGAGGCTTGTTCGGCGACTCAACGGTACAAGAACCTGTAAGGGCGCCCGGTGTGCTTTATGATCCAGGCGGAGAGTTCAGAACGAACTTAGCCGATCCGGGTGGAAGAAGATACCTTATAACACAGATCTCCTTAGAGTTGAATATGCAAAAAAGAGATGAAAAAGTAATTTCTGAATTAGACGAACAGCTTCCTATAGTTCGCGATCGAATACTATCAGTATTAAGTGCCAAGTCGGTTGAAGAGTTTCAAAGCCACGAAGGAAGAGAAAGGGTAAAAAGGGAAATTCTTATCTCGTTAAACAGACAATTTGGGGCCGATAGATTTCGAAATGTCTACTTTGTAGACCTCGTTTATCAATAA
- a CDS encoding flagellar hook protein FlgE, translating into MMRSLYSGVTALRNHQTRMDVIGNNIANVNTLGFKKSRVTFQDVLNQTVRGASAPQEGRGGTNPMQVGLGMNVATIETVHTGSNPQGTGKNTDLAIQGDGFFILDNGLGGEVYTRAGAFDFDAVGNLINTSNGMLVQGYMFNESEERDTVLTGISLAEKKLMLPAATDRASIGGNLDSTKTYGEVHTIEFQVFDSLGNSHPVKLDFYKTTSEGEDADPETVWTVAASNGHSITMEDEEGADPDAGNVVLRFDLNGRPDIASIQLTLAGIAIPALDEDGEMGEEDLTVNIDLSNLRQTAGESTAVVTERNGYRAGELQALNVDATGTVTGSYSNGKNMRLAQVAIAAFNNPSSLTKLGDNLYSVSNATGEANIGTANSGGRGSIIPGALEMSNVDLAQEFTDMIVTQRGFQANNRIITVSDTMIEELVNLKR; encoded by the coding sequence ATGATGCGTTCTTTATACTCAGGCGTTACTGCTTTGAGGAACCATCAGACGCGCATGGACGTAATTGGTAACAACATCGCCAACGTTAATACTTTGGGATTTAAGAAAAGTCGTGTTACCTTTCAAGATGTTTTGAACCAGACGGTTCGAGGTGCGTCGGCACCGCAAGAAGGAAGAGGCGGCACCAATCCAATGCAAGTTGGTTTAGGAATGAATGTAGCCACCATTGAAACAGTTCATACAGGCTCTAATCCCCAGGGTACAGGGAAAAATACAGATCTAGCCATTCAAGGCGATGGCTTCTTTATTTTAGACAATGGCTTAGGTGGTGAAGTCTACACAAGAGCAGGCGCTTTTGATTTTGATGCGGTAGGGAATCTCATTAACACGTCCAATGGCATGTTAGTGCAAGGCTATATGTTTAATGAATCAGAAGAAAGAGACACGGTACTCACAGGCATAAGTTTGGCAGAGAAAAAGCTAATGCTACCAGCCGCTACGGATAGGGCTAGTATTGGAGGGAACTTGGACTCCACGAAAACTTATGGAGAAGTGCACACAATTGAGTTTCAGGTCTTTGACAGCCTTGGGAATTCTCACCCTGTAAAACTAGATTTTTACAAAACAACATCGGAAGGAGAAGATGCTGATCCCGAAACTGTTTGGACAGTAGCAGCATCAAATGGTCATAGTATTACTATGGAAGATGAAGAGGGTGCTGACCCAGATGCCGGTAATGTAGTGCTTCGATTTGACTTAAATGGAAGACCTGATATCGCATCAATTCAACTAACATTAGCAGGTATTGCAATACCTGCTCTAGATGAGGATGGAGAGATGGGAGAAGAAGACCTAACCGTAAATATTGATTTATCCAATCTTAGACAAACAGCAGGCGAATCAACGGCTGTTGTAACAGAACGAAATGGTTATCGTGCTGGTGAGCTGCAGGCGCTCAATGTCGATGCAACAGGCACCGTTACAGGCTCCTATTCAAACGGTAAAAACATGCGATTGGCACAAGTGGCCATAGCTGCCTTCAACAATCCTTCAAGCCTAACGAAGCTCGGAGACAACCTTTATAGTGTATCAAACGCAACCGGTGAAGCTAACATTGGAACTGCCAACTCTGGTGGCCGTGGCTCTATTATCCCTGGTGCCTTGGAAATGTCTAATGTTGATCTAGCCCAAGAATTTACAGATATGATTGTTACCCAGCGTGGTTTCCAGGCAAACAATCGCATTATTACCGTCTCTGACACAATGATTGAAGAACTGGTTAATCTCAAACGATAA
- a CDS encoding TIGR02530 family flagellar biosynthesis protein has product MDKPFFHPQPMIPGVGKATSTGKSSTKTSNHTDKDSFQKILHQEASKVKFSSHAQQRLNQRNISFGEKEMTQLTEALCKAESKGAKEALVMMKDLALVVSIQNRTVITAAHGNQLKDNVFTKIDSAVIIPE; this is encoded by the coding sequence ATGGATAAACCTTTTTTTCATCCTCAACCCATGATTCCCGGTGTGGGAAAAGCAACAAGCACAGGTAAAAGTTCGACAAAGACCTCGAACCATACCGATAAGGACAGCTTTCAGAAAATCTTACATCAAGAAGCGAGTAAGGTTAAGTTTTCATCTCATGCGCAGCAACGATTGAACCAAAGGAATATTTCGTTTGGTGAAAAAGAGATGACACAACTTACAGAAGCGCTTTGTAAAGCTGAAAGCAAAGGCGCAAAAGAAGCGCTGGTCATGATGAAGGATCTGGCCTTAGTCGTATCAATTCAAAATCGTACAGTGATTACAGCAGCCCATGGAAATCAACTGAAAGATAATGTATTCACAAAAATTGATAGCGCCGTTATCATCCCAGAATAA
- the fliG gene encoding flagellar motor switch protein FliG: MATKGILTGKQKAAIFLISLGPEKSAKIFQHLKDEEIEQMTLEIANVRKVSSENRDVVFNEFHQILMASEYLTSGGIDYAKEILEKALGSQKALDIINRLTSSLQVRPFEFVRRTDPAQLLNFIQSEHPQTIALILAYLSSEQASIILSALPPDRQSDVARRIALMDRTSPEVIREVEMVLERKLSSLVSQEHTSAGGIENVVEMLNRVDRGTEKSIMEALEIQDPELAEEIKKRMFVFEDIVMLDDRSIQQVLREVDTKDLALALKGSSEEVIQKIFKNVSKRAGEMLREDMEFMGPVRLRDVEEAQQRIVNIIRKLEEAGEIIVARGGGDELIV, translated from the coding sequence GTGGCAACGAAAGGAATATTAACAGGAAAACAGAAAGCAGCTATCTTTTTGATTTCTTTAGGCCCTGAGAAGTCAGCGAAAATATTTCAACACTTAAAAGACGAAGAAATTGAGCAAATGACGCTTGAAATTGCCAATGTTCGTAAGGTTTCCTCGGAAAACCGTGATGTTGTCTTTAATGAGTTTCATCAGATACTCATGGCTTCAGAGTACCTCACCTCGGGCGGTATTGATTACGCCAAAGAAATTTTAGAGAAAGCCTTGGGCTCCCAGAAAGCGCTTGATATTATTAATAGGCTCACTTCATCGTTACAAGTTCGTCCTTTTGAGTTTGTTCGTCGTACTGATCCAGCACAATTGTTAAACTTTATTCAATCAGAGCATCCGCAGACAATAGCCTTGATTCTAGCCTATCTAAGTTCTGAGCAAGCTTCTATTATTTTGTCAGCTCTTCCACCAGACCGACAGTCCGATGTAGCTCGCAGAATTGCTTTAATGGATCGAACGTCGCCGGAAGTCATTCGAGAAGTAGAAATGGTATTAGAAAGAAAATTATCATCTCTCGTCTCACAAGAGCATACCAGTGCAGGTGGTATTGAAAATGTTGTTGAGATGCTCAATAGGGTGGATAGAGGAACAGAGAAATCTATTATGGAAGCATTAGAAATTCAAGATCCGGAATTGGCTGAAGAGATCAAGAAACGTATGTTTGTCTTCGAAGATATTGTTATGCTCGATGACCGCTCTATTCAACAAGTGCTTCGAGAAGTGGATACAAAAGATCTGGCATTGGCCCTTAAAGGTTCGAGCGAAGAAGTTATACAAAAAATCTTCAAAAACGTATCCAAAAGAGCAGGAGAAATGTTGCGAGAAGACATGGAATTTATGGGACCTGTCCGCTTGCGCGATGTAGAAGAAGCACAACAGAGAATTGTGAATATTATTCGCAAATTAGAAGAAGCAGGTGAGATCATCGTCGCTCGTGGCGGAGGTGATGAACTCATTGTCTAA
- the fliY gene encoding flagellar motor switch phosphatase FliY, whose protein sequence is MMSSGVLSQEEIDALLKGADQEPSSSEGFSNATEPENNVSDMEKDVLGEIANISMGTAATTLSTLLGKKVEITTPRVSITRKSTIQKEYPAPFIVVDVHYTAGLEGNNVLVIKEEDVAVIADLMMGGDGVTPPPELTELHFSAISEAMNQMMGSASTSMATMLNKKIDISPPELNKVDFSSEDLQHPQSDPVIKVSFRMVIEGLVDSELMQIYPIPFAKALTKGLMGDEEESAASMTTEAPSSYGGTPIYDLPGAQAPPPIAAAPNPAPKPPEHPMQGPPNFGQDPYSGAAMPPPHYYYGPPPGYGQHHHPQGMMYPTPPSPPPSPSAVPVQPVQFSPLQGQQTSKDMGNLNLIMDVPLQVTVELGKAKKTIRDILELGTGSVIELDKIAGEPVDILVNGKLVAKGEVVVIDENFGVRITDIVNPIERIGNLQ, encoded by the coding sequence ATGATGAGTAGTGGTGTTCTTTCTCAAGAAGAAATAGATGCCCTACTAAAAGGAGCCGATCAGGAACCTTCCTCTTCAGAAGGTTTTTCTAATGCAACAGAACCCGAAAACAATGTAAGTGACATGGAAAAAGATGTTCTTGGTGAGATTGCCAACATCTCTATGGGGACTGCTGCAACAACCTTATCGACACTGCTTGGCAAAAAAGTAGAAATCACCACACCAAGAGTATCAATTACAAGGAAATCGACGATACAAAAAGAATATCCTGCTCCTTTCATCGTAGTAGATGTACACTATACGGCAGGGCTGGAAGGTAACAACGTACTTGTCATCAAAGAAGAAGACGTAGCAGTCATTGCTGATTTGATGATGGGTGGTGATGGCGTAACACCACCGCCAGAGTTAACGGAATTGCATTTTAGTGCTATCTCTGAAGCAATGAACCAGATGATGGGCTCAGCCTCAACTTCTATGGCTACCATGTTAAACAAAAAAATCGATATATCACCACCAGAGCTAAACAAAGTTGATTTTTCCAGTGAAGATTTGCAACATCCCCAAAGTGACCCTGTCATAAAAGTTTCTTTTCGAATGGTCATTGAAGGGTTAGTTGATAGTGAACTGATGCAGATTTACCCTATACCTTTTGCCAAAGCCTTGACCAAAGGGTTAATGGGAGATGAAGAAGAGTCTGCTGCATCTATGACTACAGAAGCGCCAAGCTCTTACGGAGGAACACCCATTTATGACCTTCCTGGTGCGCAAGCACCGCCTCCTATAGCAGCAGCACCCAATCCCGCACCGAAGCCACCGGAACATCCTATGCAAGGACCGCCCAACTTTGGTCAAGATCCTTATAGTGGAGCTGCCATGCCGCCGCCCCATTACTACTACGGACCACCGCCTGGCTATGGACAGCATCATCACCCGCAGGGTATGATGTATCCTACACCACCATCACCACCACCATCGCCATCTGCAGTTCCTGTACAACCCGTTCAATTTTCACCTCTACAAGGACAACAGACCAGCAAAGATATGGGCAATCTGAACCTAATTATGGATGTACCATTACAAGTAACTGTTGAGCTTGGCAAAGCAAAAAAAACAATTCGAGACATTTTAGAGTTGGGAACAGGTTCCGTCATTGAATTAGATAAAATTGCTGGTGAACCTGTCGATATCTTGGTGAATGGAAAGCTGGTGGCCAAAGGCGAAGTGGTTGTCATCGATGAAAATTTTGGTGTCCGCATCACAGACATTGTAAATCCCATTGAGCGGATAGGAAATCTACAGTAA